The following coding sequences are from one Gossypium hirsutum isolate 1008001.06 chromosome A12, Gossypium_hirsutum_v2.1, whole genome shotgun sequence window:
- the LOC107939592 gene encoding GTP-binding protein YPTM2-like: MRSSILKEDPSDYLFKLLLIGDSGVEKSCLLLRFVWDTAGQERFRTITGSYYRGAHGIIIVYDVTDQESFNNIKQWLSEIDRYASDNVNKLLVGNKCDLTANKVVSYETAKVFSSLFLGREGIFQFI; the protein is encoded by the exons ATGCGGTCAAGTATATTAAAAGAGGACCCAAG TGACTACCTGTTCAAGCTTCTGCTTATTGGAGATTCTGGTGTTGAAAAATCTTGTCTTCTTTTGAGATTTGTT TGGGATACTGCTGGACAAGAACGGTTTAGGACAATCACTGGTAGTTACTACCGTGGTGCCCATGGCATAATA ATCGTTTATGATGTGACAGACCAAGAAAGCTTCAACAATATCAAGCAGTGGCTGAGTGAAATTGATCGCTATGCTAGTGATAACGTTAACAAACTACTAGTTGGAAACAAGTGTGATCTTACAGCTAATAAAGTTGTATCATACGAAACAGCCAAGGTATTTTCCAGTTTATTTCTAGGAAGAGAAGGTATTTTCCAGTTTATATGA
- the LOC107903859 gene encoding putative methylesterase 19, translating into MASPTLPFVTISQQFKEKMDSDKAMDTQFGFHNGLDKPPTSACPGPNFLASKFYQLSPPEDLTLALTLVRHVCFFNDEESIKAVALTKEKYGTVPQVYIVCGKDNILKQDFQRWIVENSPPNEVKLIPDSDHMIMFSKPKELCSCLEEIAEKYT; encoded by the exons ATGGCCAGTCCAACTCTCCCTTTTGTAACTATTTCTCAACAG TTCAAAGAAAAAATGGATTCCGACAAGGCCATGGACACTCAGTTTGGTTTCCACAATGGACTAGATAAGCCTCCGACTTCAGCATGCCCTGGACCTAATTTTTTGGCATCCAAGTTCTACCAGTTATCCCCACCTGAG GATTTAACGCTTGCACTAACTTTAGTCAGACACGTTTGTTTCTTTAATGATGAAGAATCAATCAAGGCTGTTGCACTGACCAAGGAGAAATATGGAACGGTTCCTCAAGTTTACATTGTTTGTGGAAAAGATAATATCCTCAAACAAGACTTCCAAAGGTGGATTGTTGAAAACAGTCCACCAAACGAGGTAAAGTTGATTCCGGATTCGGATCATATGATCATGTTCTCGAAACCCAAGGAATTGTGCTCTTGCCTTGAAGAAATTGCAGAGAAATATACTTGA